The Ictalurus punctatus breed USDA103 chromosome 28, Coco_2.0, whole genome shotgun sequence DNA window ccaccaacaCTGGCGGCGGCGGCTGGATCAGCTtcacacactgctgctgcttcttcctctcttctcttcagtGGTGGTAAAGTTGGAAtgtagaaatgaaatgaaacaacgcTCGtcgcaaaaaacaaaacaaaaaacaaacaaacaaaaaaagcggACTCTGAAATCCGGCGATCTAATAAAAGTCGGTAAAGAGAACGATTTCGTTCTGGTGCTGAAAAGGAAGCGAAGCGATTTGGCATCCGCGCGcatcataacacacacatatacatttacatcatCACCCCCAAAAAAGAGGACAACCATTTCTGCTAATGACTGTTCGGAGCAtgagtgtgtgcacacacacacacgtgtttctgggagttgtgtgtatgtgaggaagtgctgtgcgtgtgtgtgaacaaAAGCGTGTGGGCACTGTATctatttacagtgtgtgtatgtgtgagaaagaaagagagagagagagagagagagagagagagagagagagaaaaacacacacacacacacacacacacatatacatacacatatatatatacacatatatacatatatacatatatatatatatatatatatatatatatatatatatatatatatatatatatatagagtgcgagagagagacagagagaaagagtggagGGAACAGTGATCATATGGCTGCTCTATCATTATCACCAATTCATTATGCAGTTTCTGTTCAGGGTCATGAAGTAGACCTGACTGCTTCCTCCAGACCTCACCGACGCAAAGAACAcctgagagagggagggagggagaccgagagagagagaaagagagagagagaggggggaggagggggaggggaaagagagggggggggggcagttccTTTAGATGGTGCTGTTTATTAAATGAACAATCAGGTGCTCTCTACATGTGAAAGGTTGTGGTGTAGCTCGGACCTTGTCGTTCCTCTCGCACAGAAACTTGAGTCTCTGAGCTCTCTTGTGCATGAACACCCCGTCCAGGTGACCCGTCTCCACCGAGCGGATCTCTATAGCCTTCTCGCCCCAGCCCATGATCTGATTGGAACAGATatgagctgcacacacacacagacacacacacacacacacacacacacacacacacacacacacacacagagagaaaaaaaaaaaagagacaaatgCAATCATTAACACTATATTTGTTATATCTGTGCTACAGTCTCACCACGTAATGATTTCACATTCATCAGATATCAACATCGCTAAAATTAGGTTTCTCGCCTGTTTGTCACTTTCCTCctaaatatacacatttgtCCTGGTACAACATGAGCAGCTGTGGTCATGACTgcatggaagtgtgtgtgtgtgtgtgtgtgtgtgtgtgtgtgtgtgtgtgtgtgtcataccgACAGAGGTGGGCATCTCTCCCCACTGCAGCACCACGTCTTTAATGATGCGGCCGTAGGTGTTGACGTACACTCCCTCATCCTCGTAACACAGCAGCATCTCCATTCCATCAGAGCTGGGCAGGAAGACGATGGCGTGTGGAGTCACCTGAGACtggatctacacacacacacacacacacacacacacacacacacacacacacacacacttttagcGCCATCTAATTTAGAAAACAAAAACTGTCCTCATGTTGATTTCTGATTGCGAAGTGACTAAGTAAgggggtgtgctgttgtaggaaaataatcaatgatgggacGATGCGAAAgcgagttactgttaccattaCTATTACAAAGCTGACTAGGTTCCTCTAACAGTGCAAATCCTGCAAAATCCTTCTTCTAATATACTATTTCTACACAGTctgctttttatccgtttatagttgcatttaatgtttttaaaaggaaaaaaagaaagaaaaagaaaagctgcaCTGCTACTAGATTGTTCAGGCTCTCAACCACCAGGTGGCACCAGAGTGCACAAATCATGTAAAGTTCGTCCATCTGCAAACAACAGCGTTCCGGTCATCTCCTGCGCTTCTCGGCGACTCACGTGGACAGGAACGTAGATGTCGTAGTTGTTTCCGGAATCGACGTCGATGGCGTGGAAGCCGGCGCTGGAGCCGTAGATAACCTTTAACCTCTGGCCTTCTTCCACAGTCAGGTCAACCAGCTGAGGTCTGTGAGGCAGGTCAGTAAAAGACTAGatagatgcagagagagagagagagagagagaaagaatgggGAGGGGGGCAGTGGGGCAAGGTTAGGTTGCCTAATCAAAAATAAGACAAGCTTGTTAGTGAAGCACGGAGTGTGttagtgaaatgtgttttttttttaccttgaaGGCCATGAATTTGTGGTAGGGTTTGGGGGCCCAGGCATACACCTCCACCGCATTCTTCAGAGCGATTACCAAGAACTTAATTCGCTCGTACTTCactaaaatcacacacacacgagaaataTTCATCTGTCAGCTATCGAAACGAATCACGATGATTAAAAACATCAGCGTGTGAAACGAACGTAAACGTTTACTGTTACGACACAAACCCAGCCCCAAACCGAGCGAGTCTAAAAGTGTTCCCACTCCACACTGCGCACTCACCCACTTTGTAGTGCACACAGCCCTCCATTTCCCCTACAGTGGTCCAGCCCTGCTTCTTCTCCACCTCTGGGTCGTTATGGAGGATCTTATTCCTCAGCCAGGCCAGGTAATACACCCGTACCTTATTCTTTTTCCCTAACGGAGAGAAAGCGAGGGGGTGGGGGTAGGGAGTTAAGGCAACACCAGTGATTTAtccccccccaacccccgaGCCTGTGAGCACGTAAAAACCTGATATGGTGATGAGCAGGTTAAGTCCCTCGAGCACGTCCATCTGCTGGAACCTGCGGGAATTGATGAGCGGGTACACTTTGCCCTGCCCACTGCGGTCCAACAGCTTCAGTCCGTTCTCAGTTCCGACCAGCAGGtttacacctgcacacacacacactcaatcataAGGTGATACATGCACAAATCAAGACTCCTTTGCGAGTCAACTAGCAAGTTTACATCttaaaatacatacacatgcagtcttatccctctctctcgctcacacacacacacacacacacacacactccataccCCAGAGCGCAGCACAGAGAATCTCGGAGTTAAACCTCTTCTTGTATTTGCGGATTTCGGGCGTGTCACTGACGGGGCGAGTGTTTGTGGGGTTCACGTTGACCATGGAGCCTTTTCGCACCTCCAACTTCAGCTGGTCAAACCGAGAACtcagacctacacacacacacacacacacacacacacacaggctgtagTCAAGGACATTTTTACAACAATATCCCATCACCACTAGTAGAATACTGGATCAGCTTTTTAGGTTACAGATTCTTTTCAGGCTGGTACGAGtcgggagaaaaaaaaagcaaagcaaaaaaaaaaaaaaaaaaaaaagttagagcTTTTGGTAACCAGCTCCCTCTCTTTCACGTCAGATTAGGGTCGTGACTCACCTCCCACTGACACGGGCTCCCCTGTCCCCCCCGACGGCTGGTACATTCCGAGATCCACGAAGGTAGTGAAGGAGGATTTCCCAGAAGCCTTGACCAAACCTCTGGACTGATACTGAAATCGGTACAGTAATGTTAACGCACGCGGTCAGTTCGGCTGCAGataatatttacagatttaGCATGCGtcagttttgcactggagtTACATTAGAGGTGGGGGAAAAAGGTCTTACGTCATAGGTGGAGTCTTTGCCGGGAGAGGAGTGGGAGGCGGAGTCAGTGGGGGAGTGGGACGGCTGAACCACATCAGGCAAGTTGGTGTATCCGTTATGATTACGCTTCTCTGGAGTCTGAAACACGCAcgcgcgtgcgcacacacacaaacacattagaGCAATTTACCTActggataaaataaaatcaattccaCACAGGAGTATTTCATCTCACCCTCTGAACGAGCATGGTCTGATCACCGTAACCTCCAGCCCGCTCTTCGTCTCCTCCCTCGCCTTCCTCTTCCTCGTGGACCACCATGGTGTTCACGGAGTCCGAGTCCGGGTCTCGCGGGCTAACGGAAACACAGACACCACATGAAGGACACCCCTCCATACCTCGTGACCCCTTGGTGTTATAAGCTTATTTAAGGTTAATTAAGTGTTGACCCTCAATGAGGTCAAAGGAGAACTTTTTAAGCAtttacacaattaaaaaaatatatatattttttgtacacATCCCTCCTTGTAAGCGTACCGGTCAGtgggactctcctcttcatgtCCCTCTCCGTTCTCGCTCTCCTCGCTGCTCTCGCTGCTCTCTGAGGACGACGAGTAGTCGTTGGCCTTCACCGGAGGACGGGGCTGCTCCTCGGCACGCTCCTTTGAGTACAGCCCGTGGTCCTGATACACACGGAGAACGGCGTTAATTAACCAAAATACTTGTGGTGCAAAAAACTAGGTTCTAAGCTCTTGGGGGAGGGGGCAACAAAACACCACACGTGCAAACAAATCTTTTTCTACGTCTTATTTCTCATTCCCTGTGCTCCTCTCTGCCCTGTCGATGCAAATACACGAAAACCAATCAGAGACCAGAGATTTTTCCAGTACGAGCGCTTATCAGAGACGTGTTAACCCGAACCCGGATGAAGATTTTTCACCCTCAATGtctcacacacgtgcacacacacacaccagtactGACCTCTCCTATTGCTCTCTTATAGCTCTGAGGATCAAGGAGGATGCGAAGCACAAAGTGAAGAAGAAGATTATGGGTTAGTATTGAAACAGAaggaaatctttttaaaaatagtttacatagcagaagaaaaaaaaaaaagtttttagcAAAGTTGTGTGAGAATGTTTTTACAGACTGCATGCCTGTGTTGAGCTGCACTTTTGTGCCTGTGTGCATGCGTCTGTgcgtggatgtgtgtgtgtgtgttaccgcTGGTCTGCTAGGTCTGGAAGAGGTGCGGGATTCTCCAGGTTTGTGTCGTCCATCGCGAGAGAGGACGGGAGACGAGTCCATTTTAGACGAACCTGAAAATCACGAGACACGACGCTTGACACTCGAAAAGAAAACACGATACACGTTAAGATccggggagagagggagggagggaggggggggagggagggaggggtgtaaacttttcaacaggatgatcggtgtaaattgtatAAGACTCCCCCCCCcaatttagtactgcccttgaCAATCTGCGTAAGATGGTGTTTACTTCCTTATTTACAATACCAAGTAATAAAGAAGACATCACCgccaacactacactacacaacacacacacgactcACTGAGGATGCGGTGTCTCTCGAGGGAGCCGGTTTGAGGCAGGTTGGACATGAGGCTCGTGCTGTCTCCTCGTTCCCAGCGGTCATTGCGACTCAGATCTGGATTGCTGACATGCACAAAAGCTAAAATCAACAAACTCCGCTTACGCTAACGAGCAACGGTTAAAAGTACTAAGGACAAATCAAGAAGAGTAGCTGAACTGATCTCAATCGTAGACACGTGATTGACGTCTGCGGAATGCGCTGGAAGGTTTACAGCCGAGTCTGAGGCGTGTGAATGAGAATTACatggatgcgtgtgtgtgtgagagagagatgcgtTACCTGGCTCGTACTGGGTGTCTGATGCCAGAGGACAGGTTAGTGTTCAGAGCGGTAGCTATCGAAGCGGTTCTCTGAggaatctacaaaaaaaaaatttaaaaaaattaatatttaaaaatatacgcAAATTTccgtaaaaataaaaaaatatataaataaataaagcactcaAAATGACATCCAGGTTACCTTCGGAGGCTGTTCGATCTCGGGGAGGCGGATCCATGGGCCATGGTCGTCCCTCGTCGGGCGCTGCTGAGGGGCAGGGCTCTCAGACGTGGGGTCCGAGTTCTGACGAACGAGCTCGCGGGAGTGCAGTGGGCGGGGCgtcggggtgggggaggggtccTGGGTGGGGAAGGCCGACATGGTCTTAGTGGGCTGATCGCAGAGGGACTGGGAGCGCGGCACGGGCGCGGCGTACGGCTTCAGAGGCACCAAGTGTGCCATCTGGAACTGCGCCGATGCATTGAGGACAGCGAGGAGACCCGGAGAGAAGGAGGCGGGGCAACGCAAAGTTCACAGGGATGGAGGAGAAAGGCGGAGCAGGAGTTTGAGGTTAAAAGCGAGAGTCGTGCAAGGGAGGTCAGGAAAAGCACGGGAAGGTTTCCGCAAATTCCCGACCCGAGGAGGGAGGAGAAAGGAATTCCCCGTGGCGAGCGGAGGAGGTGggaaaaaacagaaaggaaagagagaaggatACAGTCACTGAAGGGAAACAGAGAGCAGAGAAGTGAAAGCAGAATGTTTTTTGGACAGGAGAGCCGATGGCCACCTACACTCACTCTCACGCTCACGCTCAATATCACAACGCATCCCATACGACTCAACGCTGCTATGCAATTCGCTAATTCAACTCCGATACCGAGTGCACAGAAACACACGAACAGTCTGATTAATAAATCGGCAATTAAGGTAAAAGAAGACACCGTTTCCACACACCTTGCCCTGGCCACCTTGGGGTTCGACAGGTCTCTGCATGGGCGGGGTCTGCGCGGCCTGCACGCCTCCCGATTGGCTGACTGAGTCGGAGCGGGACTGGATGTTGGTATCGGAGACAGTGGTGCAGATTTTAGGGGAGCCCTGTCGGTTTAGTTTACTCCGCTCCTCCACctgagagatacagagagagcgagatataCACGTACATATGTATACAGCatgcgattattattattattaaattaataaaaatgagtgTATTTTAAGCCCTTTTTTAAGAGTCTCTCTGTAGGGGTCTGAATGCACATAATTTTGCTGTGATTCTGAAtgctccaatctgattggtcagaaggtggtgattgaTTTTCTACAACAGTGGCTCTGTTAGGAGCGCAGAGGCaggtcacaggtttatatgggttacggtttctatagtaacaacttgcgACAGGGCCTTGTGCTGCGGGTTCTGTCGGGAGAACGCTTATTTTAGTTAACGTTctgggaaggagtctccagtttcagtgctttggTGTCTCGGGAACATGACAAAGTGAGAATTTAACGCCTTATTAATGTCCCACAGCATTACTGTAcatatgtagtgtagtgtagtgtgtgtgtgtggacctcTCTGGCCCAGGCAGGCTTATTGTTATCCAGGTTCTTGCTGTAATGATAAAGCGGTTTCTTCtcctgttgctgctgctgctgctgctgctgttgcagGGAGACGAGGTAAGCATGCTCCTGCTGCAGCTGCCGCTGTAGCCTCTCCGACTGCCTCTGCTCCTCCAGCTGCTTCCTCTTatactcctacacacacacacaccattttaaagaagaataaataaaattcaggggtcacaatttttttttcaacacttCTTGGCCGACACatagagaggggaaaaaaggacacacatacaaataataatcgcactgcacacactcacacactgtccTCTTCCAAAACTGCTGATGTGTCTCGTTTCCAGACAGACACCCACTGCAcggttttttccccctataaCTGGGTAAATTCGGTACTCCCTGAGTTCTCCAGTTCCTCGTGTCTCTTTTACGCGATTTAAGCCGCTCTGTAACAAAACGTACGTAACGCGAATTTGAACCATCTTTTCCAGTGATCTAGAGGTGCGAGTCCTGCattaacaccccccccacccacccctgAGGGACGGTATTAAACCGCAGTCCGTTAGGAAACCCATACGAGACGCATCAACCCAGAAGAGCTCAccagaagaggagagaagtagCAGAAGtgagggaagggaagggaagtgAAGGGGGGTGTGGTGTTCAAGAGGAAGAGTTAAAGAGAGGACAGTGTTACCATGAGCAAGGCCTGCTCCTGGAGAAGCTGCTGCTGAAGGATTTCTAACTGTCTCTGCTCTTCCTCCAGCTTATGCCTTATAAACTCCTACAGAgcgaaaaagagagagagagcgagagagagaaaaggagggagagaggaacgGAGACGAGAACAAGCTGAAAAGGAGGAAGAATGGAAATACATTGGGGGGGGAATCCTCCAGGGGCGGAAAAGGCTCCTTCTGCtttaactggtgtgtgtgtgtatgtacacacaAAGTCTGAATACGAATGTGTCATTTGTGGCCTGCCTTATTTGCATCTAATAATGTAAACAGCGATGTGAGGGTGCTTTAGAcactgtgtatgcatgtgtgtgtgtgtaaaacactgaataaatCTCAGCACGTCTCTAAAGAGAATCTAAAACACATTCATTCTTGCTGATTGGTCTTTTACGTCTCTGCCACTTTGAATTCTACTGAATGTGGGGCGGCACACGGctcgcccacacacacacacgcagtcaaAACTGCACTGAGAGCCTGCTCCCATGGCAACCAATTCACAGGCATTCCATCCAGGATCGGAGCGGGTGCCCACGCTCCGCCGCTATTGGCGGAGGCGCGGCGCTCCTCGAGTGGGGATTGGCtacctgctctctctctgccaTCCTGCGGTCCTCCTCCCGCCTCATATCGTCAAGTCTCCGGTGAGGAGCCTTCTCCTGCTGCCTCACCATCTCGCGCTCCTTCCTCtgttgctgagagagagagagtgagagagagcgagagtgcaTTACTTTCAAACATCTATGTGAAATAATAAATCCCACtggtgttaaaaaataaataaacaggaagttatGGAAAGGGTGAATTCAACACAGTGAGATACAGAGAGCGTGAGATAGAagcgagaaagagacagaaagtgtgagagagagagagagagagagagacgtgagaGGGGTAGGTGACGAAGGGACGCTGATGAGTCACCATCGCTGCAGTGGTGGATCTCTCCCAGCTGCTCCACACTGTgaatatatccatccatatcTGGCATCCGTTTCTACCTGCTACATCCTAATAACTATAATTACACCCGAGCAGCAGACGCAGGGACCGCGTCCCACACGCCACGGCTCGGATCGGATCTTGCGGCCTTCTCATATACGCGCGGCGATTTATTTACATGAGCGGCAAACAAACcgcacacgcaaacacacatgAACATGCACAACATAGTGTACTCGTATATGCGAACGCTGCATAAAGTCTATGAATTATTATTGCgctttatttgttattttttgggAGGTATTGGTGACGGTGATAAAATGTTCGTTTAACTGGAAAGAAGCGACCGTAACCCAGGGCTGACTAAGCAGACAtgctccattaaaaaaaaaaaaaaaaaaagtgcctccATCATCCCCTTTTCTTCGTCTCTCTAATCCCTtcctcgctcgctcgctcgcgcCTGTTTACAAAGACGGAAGATAAATATATCGACTAATGACAACTTATTGCATTACAGACCCACGGCATCTCTCTTTCGTTGTGGTCGATTACTGGGCAGCAATCTGATGTCAGcgctctctccctttctttctctctctctctcacagggaaaagaaaataaaaaacccttCCCATCCACTTTATTCTACTGCAgcagaaaatataaataaataaaaatatgaataaattctgcttaaaaaaaaaatagccactCAATCTTAATCCAAGCCCTTCGTTTATAATTACTTTAATATAACCTGCTGGTTACAAGATAAACCTGCTATCCAGCTAACCCTAGGGCATtcgtgcacaaaaaaaaaaaaagaaaaaaaaaaagaatgaggaCTGAAAACATGCTGGAGTAAGTATGCGTTGGTGCTTTTGCCAGAGCTCCATCAGCCTCTCATCAACTTCCTTTCGCCGTGAGTGTCGCTCCGATCTTTCCCGCCCCAgagcttcctctctctctctctctctgagacaCTATACATGTTCATCTCTCTTCAGGAAGAAGCAAAAGCTGGACTTCAAGAACTTGAAAAGCTGGGAGGTTTAATCTCACCATCTACAGCTCGGAACAAAAGGAATCAAACACACCGCAGATTTCCGTCTCCGCTACATTACACCGTCTGCTTTCATATCCATCCAGCAAAATGAAGGCCagatccagacacacacaccactcaagGAGCCTCACATTTTTGGACATTCTTCAAATGCCATTCTTCAACCAGGTTAAATAAAGAGAAGCTCTTCCCAGACCCCAGGTTCAGCTCGTGACTCACAGTTGCACATCGGCGTGCTGTTCTCGGTTCTTCTGTTAAATACGcagataaaaatgtatttgagtaGCTCGCAGGGCTGTAAACTTCGTATTCTCTCTGGTTCCGTCATCCGGCGCTCCAGAAAGACTCGAAAGTCTCCAACACGGTGCTTTCCTCCACTACCGTTTCATAGAGGGGGTTTCTATGGGTGCTTTATCTCCGTGTGTGTAACAGTTACCTCCTCGAGCCTTCGCCGCTGCTCCTTCTGCTCCTCGATACGTTTCTGGCGGTCATGGAGGAGTTGGCGCTTGTGCTCCTCGGGGTCACGGCACTGCGCTGCCAGTTGGGCCTGCTGCCTCTTCAGCGCCTCCGAGCGCTCCTTATTCTCCTGCTGCAGCCGCAGGAAGTCCCGCCTCAGAGTCGACTCGCCCGGCACGTTCAGGATGGAGCTGCAgggaaagcaagagagagagagagatggaacaAGGAAAAGACAGTGTGCGCAGAGAGGAACTGGATTGATATGGTTcaatattgttaaaaaaaagaaaacaagcctCAACTTAATTTATTACTGGTGTTTATGATCAAAAAATGCATGGCCAATGTATTTGCCTGTCCCATGAAAGAGGGTGTGGCCTGTGcttatcagtcccagtgaaggtgtGGCCCCTGTGCTTGTCATGGGTTTATCAATCACAGTAAAAGGGGTGTGTCCTCTGTCTGTCCCAgaaaagggggcgtggcctcaATGtttgtcagtcccagtaaaaATGGCGTGGCCACTGTGTCTGCCAGGCCTACTAAAGGAGGTATGATCTCTGTGGTTATCATTCCTTTGTTAAATGGGTGTGTCGTCTGTGTCAAACCCCGACGAAGGGGGCGTGGCATCTTTTCCTTGCAGTTCATCACGAAAACCATCAAAAATTCTGCAAAGTACCGCATTCCATCACACGGCTCCGAGTCGAAACATATCGTGTTGTCGGTTGCTTCGAAACGATCTTTCCTACACCGTTGATCATGCATCAAGAGGCATGTTCTGAAGAGGGCCTCGGAGATCCATAGGGTTAGGGTGAAGTTAAGAATGAGGGAGAAATGTGTACACTGCGGCGTGGTACGAAAACGAGTGTAGGGATTTTAGTTCATCTTTTATCAGCTGTAGTATTACCTGGACTCTCTCTCATCACCTCTGTTCTCGTCTTCTTCATCACTGCCGCTGTACTCGTACTCCGTCTCCTCTGTgagcgacagacagacaaacagacagagactcAGATGATATAAAGGCAACTTTCAGCTCTGAACAACAAAACATCTCATACCACTGCAGCTCTGACACACCAAACTATGAACCACTCTGCTCTCCCTAAACTGTGCCAGCGACCATCTGCAGACGTGCtgaggctctctctctctcttgctctctctctctcgaaacCATGTGGTGGATAAAAACTCAGGGGGGAAAATGTGCAGCCTTCACCCACACAGCACGGCGGTACTACACACGCATCCAAAGCGTAACACGCTGGGAGAACCGACAAAGACTAAAATAGCACGGAAGCCAAAAatacactttttctttttttatttttagctgtttATAGCTACGTTTAACGCCGTGGAACGCACGTGAAACAAACGTTATCGTTTACGCCTGctagaaaaacaaacagtcattccctGCCCTAGCGCAAAACTGCAGCTTTCCACCTGACTGTTCCATAGCGccgatactggagactccttccataaacgctaAATATCAAATCTTCAAtcttccaaccaatcagaactgagcaTTCGATAGCGCTGCAGAATAAATGACATATACGAAGGGGATCCATGAAGGATGTAGAGGTCTCTCGAGTGCTTTAAGAAGAAGCAGTCGTTACGCATTTATGCGCCGATGTATTTACTGATCTTCACCCCCTAGAGGCGCTAATTACAGTACCTGATTCGAGCTTTTTCTAGTCACGTAACAGTcactcaaaaacacacacacacgtgcaccgTTCACCTTTTTCGCCACGTTTCTTGCGCGTGCGGTCGATGTGGTCTTTGAGCTGGATGCGGACCTGGCGCTCGGTCGGCTGGTCTCGGATGAACGAGTGCTTCAGCAGCTGCTCGGTGGACGGGCGGCTCGGGTACGTCTTCACCAGGCAGCCCTCGATAAAGTCGATGAACTTTTTGGAcctgggaggaggaggaagaggagcgaGATCTTGAGATGTGCCGTTCTTACGctcttgtgaattttttttttttctaattggggggaaaaaaaagaacagggGATAGATTATCTACAtataccggtcaaaagtttgtggacactcgactgaactgtttctcatgatcttaaaaaccttttgatctgaaggcgtgtgattaaatgtttgaaatcggtatcgtagacaaaaatatattcgtgccgacgtattcgtttctttcattagaaaactaacatttcatttataatttttttttttatttttaaacggatgacttggagcaaaaaattctgaaaatcagccgataagagtccggtgtcggtgggaactcctttaatactgtttaaaacgcatctcagggaaattcctcaagaaatcgggtgagaaaacgccaagaatatatttctggaaattctaggcgtaaagcgtgtctactttgaagatgctaaaatactcaattattttgatttattttggattttttatcacaacataattcccatagttccat harbors:
- the mink1 gene encoding misshapen-like kinase 1 isoform X2: MSENAPTRSLDEIDLAALRDPAGIFELVEVVGNGTYGQVYKGRHVKTGQLAAIKVMDVTEEEEEEIKAEINMLKKYSHHRNIATYYGAFVKKSPPGHDDQLWLVMEFCGAGSVTDLVKNTKGNSLKEDWIAYICREILRGLSHLHAHKVIHRDIKGQNVLLTENAEVKLVDFGVSAQLDRTVGRRNTFIGTPYWMAPEVIACDENPDSTYDYRSDIWSLGITAIEMAEGAPPLCDMHPMRALFLIPRNPPPKLKSKKWSKKFIDFIEGCLVKTYPSRPSTEQLLKHSFIRDQPTERQVRIQLKDHIDRTRKKRGEKEETEYEYSGSDEEDENRGDERESSSILNVPGESTLRRDFLRLQQENKERSEALKRQQAQLAAQCRDPEEHKRQLLHDRQKRIEEQKEQRRRLEEQQRKEREMVRQQEKAPHRRLDDMRREEDRRMAEREQEFIRHKLEEEQRQLEILQQQLLQEQALLMEYKRKQLEEQRQSERLQRQLQQEHAYLVSLQQQQQQQQQQEKKPLYHYSKNLDNNKPAWAREVEERSKLNRQGSPKICTTVSDTNIQSRSDSVSQSGGVQAAQTPPMQRPVEPQGGQGKFQMAHLVPLKPYAAPVPRSQSLCDQPTKTMSAFPTQDPSPTPTPRPLHSRELVRQNSDPTSESPAPQQRPTRDDHGPWIRLPEIEQPPKIPQRTASIATALNTNLSSGIRHPVRASNPDLSRNDRWERGDSTSLMSNLPQTGSLERHRILSSSKMDSSPVLSRDGRHKPGESRTSSRPSRPADHGLYSKERAEEQPRPPVKANDYSSSSESSESSEESENGEGHEEESPTDRPRDPDSDSVNTMVVHEEEEGEGGDEERAGGYGDQTMLVQRTPEKRNHNGYTNLPDVVQPSHSPTDSASHSSPGKDSTYDYQSRGLVKASGKSSFTTFVDLGMYQPSGGTGEPVSVGGLSSRFDQLKLEVRKGSMVNVNPTNTRPVSDTPEIRKYKKRFNSEILCAALWGVNLLVGTENGLKLLDRSGQGKVYPLINSRRFQQMDVLEGLNLLITISGKKNKVRVYYLAWLRNKILHNDPEVEKKQGWTTVGEMEGCVHYKVVKYERIKFLVIALKNAVEVYAWAPKPYHKFMAFKSFTDLPHRPQLVDLTVEEGQRLKVIYGSSAGFHAIDVDSGNNYDIYVPVHIQSQVTPHAIVFLPSSDGMEMLLCYEDEGVYVNTYGRIIKDVVLQWGEMPTSVAHICSNQIMGWGEKAIEIRSVETGHLDGVFMHKRAQRLKFLCERNDKVFFASVRSGGSSQVYFMTLNRNCIMNW
- the mink1 gene encoding misshapen-like kinase 1 isoform X1; this encodes MSENAPTRSLDEIDLAALRDPAGIFELVEVVGNGTYGQVYKGRHVKTGQLAAIKVMDVTEEEEEEIKAEINMLKKYSHHRNIATYYGAFVKKSPPGHDDQLWLVMEFCGAGSVTDLVKNTKGNSLKEDWIAYICREILRGLSHLHAHKVIHRDIKGQNVLLTENAEVKLVDFGVSAQLDRTVGRRNTFIGTPYWMAPEVIACDENPDSTYDYRSDIWSLGITAIEMAEGAPPLCDMHPMRALFLIPRNPPPKLKSKKWSKKFIDFIEGCLVKTYPSRPSTEQLLKHSFIRDQPTERQVRIQLKDHIDRTRKKRGEKEETEYEYSGSDEEDENRGDERESSSILNVPGESTLRRDFLRLQQENKERSEALKRQQAQLAAQCRDPEEHKRQLLHDRQKRIEEQKEQRRRLEEQQRKEREMVRQQEKAPHRRLDDMRREEDRRMAEREQEFIRHKLEEEQRQLEILQQQLLQEQALLMEYKRKQLEEQRQSERLQRQLQQEHAYLVSLQQQQQQQQQQEKKPLYHYSKNLDNNKPAWAREVEERSKLNRQGSPKICTTVSDTNIQSRSDSVSQSGGVQAAQTPPMQRPVEPQGGQGKFQMAHLVPLKPYAAPVPRSQSLCDQPTKTMSAFPTQDPSPTPTPRPLHSRELVRQNSDPTSESPAPQQRPTRDDHGPWIRLPEIEQPPKIPQRTASIATALNTNLSSGIRHPVRASNPDLSRNDRWERGDSTSLMSNLPQTGSLERHRILSSSKMDSSPVLSRDGRHKPGESRTSSRPSRPASYKRAIGEDHGLYSKERAEEQPRPPVKANDYSSSSESSESSEESENGEGHEEESPTDRPRDPDSDSVNTMVVHEEEEGEGGDEERAGGYGDQTMLVQRTPEKRNHNGYTNLPDVVQPSHSPTDSASHSSPGKDSTYDYQSRGLVKASGKSSFTTFVDLGMYQPSGGTGEPVSVGGLSSRFDQLKLEVRKGSMVNVNPTNTRPVSDTPEIRKYKKRFNSEILCAALWGVNLLVGTENGLKLLDRSGQGKVYPLINSRRFQQMDVLEGLNLLITISGKKNKVRVYYLAWLRNKILHNDPEVEKKQGWTTVGEMEGCVHYKVVKYERIKFLVIALKNAVEVYAWAPKPYHKFMAFKSFTDLPHRPQLVDLTVEEGQRLKVIYGSSAGFHAIDVDSGNNYDIYVPVHIQSQVTPHAIVFLPSSDGMEMLLCYEDEGVYVNTYGRIIKDVVLQWGEMPTSVAHICSNQIMGWGEKAIEIRSVETGHLDGVFMHKRAQRLKFLCERNDKVFFASVRSGGSSQVYFMTLNRNCIMNW